GCGGCGAGGCGCGAGCCCGGCGGGATGCGGGGCGCCGGCGGGCGGCGAAGGCGTACCGAAAGCCGTACGTCGAGCCGCCGGTCGACGACACGCGCCCGCCCGGCTCGATGCATCGCCGCGCCGGCTAAAAGAAAGGAGTGCCGTCCGTCGGCGGCTGCGCCACTCCCATCAGCTTCAGAACCGACGGATCCACGTCGATGATCGACGGAATTCGTGTATTGTTGAGCTTCTCCGTCGAGAAGAAGATGCCCCGGACGAGCTGCGGATCGACCGAGCAGTGGTCGCCGCTCCAGACGTCGGTGTTGTCCTCGAACAGGTTCTCCGTCGGCACCCCGAGCGAGGACTGCCAGGAGACGCGGAACCCCGCGGTGTTCAGGACGAAGAGGTCCGGGATGAGGTTCGGGTCGAACTTCCGGTAGGCCTCCTCGCGGCGGATGACGCGCGAGACCGCCTTCTGCCCGTTCTTCGCGTCGGTCAGCGTCAGGAGCCGGGCGATCAGCTCCGACCGCACCTTCTCGTACTCCGCTCCCGGCGCGACGATGCCTTCCTTCTCGCGCCCCGCGACGTTGATGTAGATCTCTCCGAGGCCCATCGCGTACGCCTTCGATTTGGACCAGTCGACGCTGTCCCAGAAGGTGCCGTGCGAGAAGAGCTCGTCCAGGTTCTTCCGCTGCGCCTCGCCCTTCAGCGCGAGATACCCGTTCTGCACGAGCCACGTGTCGTAGTTGACGGAGCGCCGCCACGTCGCGAAGCCGTGGTCCGAGAGCACGATCAGCACGTCCGACGGCGAGAGCTTCGCGCGTGCCTGCCCGACGATCGCGTCCATCGTGTCGTACGCCTTCTCGACCGCGTCGCCGTAGATCCTCGCGAGGGCGGCGTTGTACGCGGGATGCTGGGGGTCCCGGAACCTCCAGAAGACGTGGCTCACGCGGTCGGGGAACTCGAAGTACTGGACCGCGCAGTCGACTGATTTGTCGGCGAGCAGCGTGTCCAGGATCTTCCGCTCGGCGACGACCGTCGCGTCCACGTCCTGGAGAAATGTGGGCTCGTCGATCGTCCCCGACTGGATCGACCACGTGTCGATCGCCCATCCCATCGTCTTGAAGAGTCCCACCTGGGCCGCGAGGTCCCGCGCGAAGGACGCCGGGGTGGAGAGGGAGAACCCCGGCGGCAGGTGCCGGGGGTCGAAGTTGACGGGAGAGAGATAGAGGCCGATCTCCGGCGTCGCCGAAACGAGCTTGAACTTCGCCATCCCGTGGACGGTGACGAGGGGGTTCGCGGGAAAGGCGAGCGGCACCCAGTCGCTCCACTGCCCGACCGCGAGGTGAATCCGGGAGCCGGAGGTCGCGATCGACAGCCCCTTCTTGTCGGCGTCGACGGCGAGGGTCATCTTCGCGTCGAGCCACCCCTCGGGATTGCCGAAATACTTCGCGGGAGGTCCCGTGATCTTCGTCGCGATCGAGCCCTCGTTCGCGTCGAGTCTGACGAGCTCGATCGAGAAGTCGTTGCCTCCCTTCGGCGCGAAGAACGGATCGGACGTGTAGAAGGACGGCCGCCCGATGCGCCCGGAGAGATCGGGCACGCCGAGACCCGCGACGAGCCTGCCGTCGAACGCGTCGGGCGGAAACGTGACCGGCATCCGGATGACCACCGCCTTCTTCCCCGCCGCGCCGAGAGCCTGCCAGAGGGTCGTGCCCTGCCGGTTGTTGATCGCCGTGGGCTGCTTCTCCGGGAGATCGCGGCGGACGGTCACGAACGCGAACGCGGCGGCCGCGACTCCCGCCGCGAGAAAAACCGCGCGCCCCCAGCGGCGAACGAAGAGCTGCGGAAAGAGGCCCAGGAGGAGGAGCACGGCCGCGCCGAAGACGGCCGGGTTCGCCGCGCCGAAGAGGAAGGGTCTCTCTCCCTCCTCCGCGATCGCGAACGTGGGCGTGAGCGTCTTCGGGTCGCGCTTGAGGAAGTCGAAGATGCGCGTGCTGCCCGGATCGAGGCCGGTCGAGAAGGAAGCCCACGAAACCGGCGTCTGCGCGGGAACCGGCGGCAGGAGCGGGGTGAAGCCGCCCTGCTTCTCGACGGCGGCGAGGTTCGGGAGCCGGCCCGCCGCGATCTGCTTCTCGACGATCCCCGCGTCCACCCCGTCGAAGCCGAGGATCACGACGCGGCGCTTCGGCCCCTGCGCCCGGACCGGGAGCGCGGACGCGAGCGCACACACGAATCCGACGACCGCGGCCGGCAGACGTTTCACGATGCGCGATCCTAGCAAAACGAGCCGCTCCGTGCCGCCTCGCCCTTTCCGACCCGGCGACTGAAGGCTTCCACGGCGATACACTTTCGCGCATGGAATCCCTCGACGCACTCTCGGACCGGATCCGGGCGTCCCTCGAACCCGACGTGCGCCGCCATTTCTCGCCCGAGTTCAT
This sequence is a window from Thermoanaerobaculia bacterium. Protein-coding genes within it:
- a CDS encoding alkaline phosphatase family protein; this translates as MKRLPAAVVGFVCALASALPVRAQGPKRRVVILGFDGVDAGIVEKQIAAGRLPNLAAVEKQGGFTPLLPPVPAQTPVSWASFSTGLDPGSTRIFDFLKRDPKTLTPTFAIAEEGERPFLFGAANPAVFGAAVLLLLGLFPQLFVRRWGRAVFLAAGVAAAAFAFVTVRRDLPEKQPTAINNRQGTTLWQALGAAGKKAVVIRMPVTFPPDAFDGRLVAGLGVPDLSGRIGRPSFYTSDPFFAPKGGNDFSIELVRLDANEGSIATKITGPPAKYFGNPEGWLDAKMTLAVDADKKGLSIATSGSRIHLAVGQWSDWVPLAFPANPLVTVHGMAKFKLVSATPEIGLYLSPVNFDPRHLPPGFSLSTPASFARDLAAQVGLFKTMGWAIDTWSIQSGTIDEPTFLQDVDATVVAERKILDTLLADKSVDCAVQYFEFPDRVSHVFWRFRDPQHPAYNAALARIYGDAVEKAYDTMDAIVGQARAKLSPSDVLIVLSDHGFATWRRSVNYDTWLVQNGYLALKGEAQRKNLDELFSHGTFWDSVDWSKSKAYAMGLGEIYINVAGREKEGIVAPGAEYEKVRSELIARLLTLTDAKNGQKAVSRVIRREEAYRKFDPNLIPDLFVLNTAGFRVSWQSSLGVPTENLFEDNTDVWSGDHCSVDPQLVRGIFFSTEKLNNTRIPSIIDVDPSVLKLMGVAQPPTDGTPFF